The uncultured Ilyobacter sp. genome has a segment encoding these proteins:
- a CDS encoding FAD-dependent protein, with translation MKVAVNNIMVSIEKDQEKALIKEIEKRGIRKNNIGHIEYEKKSIDSRKTKDIKLVYNLSVTLNRELDINRMKNVSLIKEKTFPKRKAKKDMGKIAIIGTGPAGLFSALRLCEYGYEPLIFERGKKVDERHQSVDLFYTSDQLDEDSNIQFGEGGAGTYSDGKLNTRIKSEYIGKVFKELVDHGAQQEIMWDYKPHVGTDVLKDVVKNLREKIISMGGKFYFETKMTDIEVVNGKIRKIEVQNKNKGKESIEVDHLLLCIGHSARDTYQMLHDRGICMENKAFAIGARIEHPRADIDKMQYGEYADHPLLGAATYNMAYNNKAEERGVFSFCMCPGGEIVNAASENGGTLVNGMSYSTRDGEFSNSALVVAVKENEFGEELFSGMKFQRELEKKAYDIISNYGAVYQRAEDFLKNQKSGVQIESSYKMRLESHKLNDFFPEFISRNMKMALEHWGKNKYFLSPRANLIGPETRTSAPVRITRKESGDSVSVQGVYPVGEGAGYAGGIMSAAVDGLKIVDLVFTEVID, from the coding sequence ATGAAAGTCGCAGTAAACAATATAATGGTTTCAATAGAAAAAGATCAGGAAAAAGCACTTATCAAAGAGATCGAGAAACGTGGAATAAGAAAAAATAATATAGGCCATATAGAATATGAAAAAAAGTCTATAGACAGCCGTAAGACAAAAGATATAAAGCTTGTGTATAATCTCTCTGTAACACTTAATAGAGAATTGGATATAAACAGAATGAAAAACGTCTCTCTTATAAAGGAAAAAACATTTCCAAAAAGAAAAGCAAAAAAAGATATGGGTAAGATAGCCATTATTGGCACAGGCCCTGCGGGACTTTTTTCAGCTCTGAGGTTGTGTGAATACGGCTACGAACCTCTTATTTTTGAGAGGGGAAAAAAGGTAGACGAAAGACATCAGTCTGTGGATCTTTTTTATACTTCGGATCAGCTAGATGAGGACTCTAATATACAGTTTGGAGAAGGAGGGGCTGGGACATATTCTGACGGTAAGCTCAATACGAGGATAAAAAGTGAGTATATAGGCAAGGTGTTTAAGGAACTTGTGGATCACGGGGCTCAACAGGAGATTATGTGGGACTATAAGCCTCATGTGGGGACAGATGTGTTAAAAGATGTGGTAAAAAACCTCAGAGAGAAGATAATCTCAATGGGAGGTAAATTTTATTTTGAAACCAAAATGACGGATATAGAGGTCGTAAACGGTAAGATCAGAAAGATAGAAGTTCAGAATAAGAATAAAGGCAAGGAGAGTATAGAGGTGGATCACCTTCTTCTCTGCATAGGTCATTCTGCGAGAGATACCTATCAGATGCTTCATGATAGAGGCATATGTATGGAGAACAAGGCCTTTGCGATAGGCGCCCGTATAGAGCATCCTAGAGCCGATATAGACAAAATGCAGTATGGTGAGTACGCAGATCATCCTCTCTTAGGAGCTGCTACTTACAACATGGCTTACAATAATAAGGCTGAAGAAAGAGGGGTATTTTCTTTCTGCATGTGCCCTGGGGGAGAGATTGTAAATGCGGCTTCTGAAAATGGTGGGACTCTTGTAAACGGAATGAGCTACTCCACAAGAGACGGAGAATTTTCCAATTCTGCTCTGGTAGTTGCCGTAAAAGAGAATGAATTTGGAGAAGAACTTTTTTCTGGAATGAAATTTCAGAGAGAACTTGAAAAAAAGGCTTATGATATTATATCAAACTACGGAGCTGTTTATCAGAGGGCAGAAGATTTTCTGAAAAACCAAAAAAGCGGTGTTCAGATCGAATCTAGCTATAAAATGAGACTAGAATCCCACAAGTTGAATGATTTTTTTCCTGAATTCATAAGTAGAAATATGAAAATGGCATTAGAACACTGGGGAAAAAACAAATATTTTCTGTCACCAAGAGCAAATTTAATCGGTCCAGAGACGAGAACCTCTGCCCCTGTAAGAATTACCAGAAAAGAATCTGGAGACTCTGTCAGTGTTCAAGGAGTCTATCCTGTAGGAGAGGGAGCAGGCTATGCTGGTGGAATAATGAGTGCTGCTGTAGACGGGTTGAAAATAGTGGATTTAGTTTTTACAGAGGTAATTGATTAA
- a CDS encoding cupredoxin domain-containing protein: MKKKFFLLILLTAILGCTSRDMMNKDEISPMYYSLSGEVENGVRIIDVEAYKFGFNPDIIVVNAGDRVRLRLTSLDVTHGFKLEEIGINKGIEPGKENIVEFYANDVGTYEFRCSVFCGPEHMKMRGWLIVK; this comes from the coding sequence ATGAAAAAAAAATTTTTTTTGCTGATTTTACTTACTGCTATTTTAGGTTGTACCAGCAGGGATATGATGAACAAAGATGAAATAAGCCCCATGTACTATAGTTTATCTGGAGAAGTAGAAAATGGGGTCAGAATAATTGATGTCGAAGCCTATAAGTTTGGATTTAATCCGGATATTATAGTTGTCAATGCCGGAGATAGGGTAAGGCTTAGACTCACTTCTTTAGATGTTACTCACGGGTTCAAACTTGAAGAAATTGGAATAAATAAAGGGATCGAACCTGGAAAAGAAAATATTGTAGAGTTTTATGCCAATGATGTAGGAACTTATGAATTCAGATGTTCGGTATTCTGTGGTCCTGAGCATATGAAGATGAGGGGCTGGCTCATAGTAAAGTAA
- a CDS encoding iron-containing alcohol dehydrogenase, translating into MKNFNYNIPTKVLFGKGKVEKLGSEITKYTSKVLLVYGMSSIKKSGLYDLIKKQLADFNIECFELAGVDPNPRIESVYEGAKICKENSVGLVLAAGGGSVIDCAKAIAAQTKYEGDVWQDFYVENKLGELRDALPVASILTLAATGSEMNGNSVISKMDTNEKLAIGHEKLRPVFSILDPTYTFTVNKFHTAAGVVDIMSHVFEQYFSPDKSGYLQSRLMEGILKTAINFGPVALKDPENYEARANLMWAGSLALNGMLSCGKESTDWATHAMEHELSAQYDITHGMGLGILTPYWMDYVLSEENVHRFVDYAKNVWGIEGDCEMSIARKVTEKTREFFTSLGIPKTLTEVGIDHEKFEVMAEKAVKNGPLGTMQALEKEDVLEIYTMAL; encoded by the coding sequence TTGAAAAATTTTAATTACAACATTCCAACAAAGGTGCTTTTCGGAAAGGGAAAAGTTGAGAAATTAGGATCTGAAATAACTAAATACACTTCTAAGGTGCTCCTTGTATACGGAATGTCAAGCATAAAGAAATCGGGGCTTTATGATTTGATTAAAAAACAGCTTGCTGATTTTAATATTGAATGTTTCGAACTGGCAGGAGTAGATCCAAATCCAAGAATAGAAAGTGTCTACGAGGGAGCGAAAATATGTAAAGAAAATAGTGTAGGACTAGTATTGGCAGCTGGTGGAGGGAGTGTCATTGACTGTGCAAAGGCCATAGCTGCCCAGACAAAATATGAAGGAGATGTATGGCAGGACTTTTATGTAGAGAATAAGCTAGGAGAACTGCGTGATGCCCTACCTGTAGCCTCTATACTCACCCTTGCAGCTACAGGAAGTGAGATGAACGGAAACAGTGTAATCTCCAAAATGGATACCAATGAAAAGCTGGCAATAGGTCATGAAAAACTAAGACCAGTCTTTTCCATCCTTGATCCGACTTATACATTTACAGTTAATAAATTTCATACTGCAGCTGGAGTTGTAGATATCATGAGTCATGTTTTTGAGCAGTATTTCTCACCGGACAAGAGTGGATACCTTCAGAGCAGACTTATGGAAGGGATATTAAAGACAGCGATTAACTTTGGTCCTGTGGCCTTAAAAGACCCAGAAAATTATGAAGCCAGGGCAAATCTTATGTGGGCAGGTTCTCTGGCCTTAAACGGAATGCTGTCTTGCGGAAAGGAGTCTACAGACTGGGCCACTCACGCCATGGAACATGAGCTCAGTGCTCAGTATGACATTACCCACGGGATGGGCTTAGGGATATTGACACCTTACTGGATGGATTATGTTCTTTCTGAGGAAAATGTTCACAGATTTGTGGATTATGCCAAAAATGTATGGGGTATAGAGGGAGACTGTGAGATGAGTATTGCGAGAAAGGTCACAGAAAAAACCAGAGAGTTTTTCACATCTTTAGGAATTCCAAAAACCTTGACAGAAGTAGGAATAGATCATGAAAAATTTGAAGTAATGGCAGAAAAAGCAGTGAAAAATGGACCCCTTGGGACCATGCAGGCTCTTGAAAAGGAAGATGTTTTAGAGATCTATACAATGGCACTGTAA
- a CDS encoding nitroreductase family protein — protein MMIVNEEKCIGCGLCVKDCFPKDIDLIDKKAKINNVTCFKCGHCIAVCPKDAVTTDEYNMSEVVEYDKDKFQIDSDNLMNFIKFRRSIRQFKDKEVEEEKLSKIIEAGRFTETAGNMQDVSYIVIREGLQELRKLTLETLNTIGKEILSNITPENIMYVKYAKLWVKMYKKYKENPDGEDELFFNAPAVIVVAANFQVNGVLASSNMELMTNALDLGALFSGFFVRAAAGNKEIREFLGIKEGKEIATCMIIGYPNIKYKRTVPRKTAEIFWK, from the coding sequence ATGATGATTGTCAACGAGGAAAAATGTATAGGTTGTGGACTTTGCGTTAAAGATTGCTTTCCAAAAGATATAGACTTGATAGATAAAAAAGCCAAAATTAACAATGTAACCTGCTTTAAATGTGGTCACTGTATCGCTGTATGTCCAAAAGATGCAGTTACTACAGATGAATACAATATGTCGGAAGTCGTAGAGTATGACAAGGACAAATTTCAGATAGATTCTGATAATCTAATGAATTTTATTAAATTCAGAAGAAGTATAAGGCAGTTTAAGGACAAAGAGGTGGAGGAAGAAAAGCTATCTAAAATTATAGAGGCTGGAAGATTCACAGAAACAGCTGGAAATATGCAAGATGTTTCTTATATAGTTATCAGAGAAGGTTTACAGGAACTGAGAAAATTAACTTTAGAGACTCTAAACACCATAGGAAAAGAAATTTTATCCAACATAACTCCAGAAAACATAATGTATGTGAAATATGCAAAACTTTGGGTGAAGATGTATAAAAAATATAAAGAAAATCCTGATGGAGAGGATGAACTATTCTTCAATGCTCCGGCGGTAATAGTTGTAGCTGCAAATTTTCAGGTTAATGGTGTTTTAGCATCTTCAAATATGGAGCTTATGACAAATGCCCTAGATCTTGGGGCTTTATTTAGCGGATTTTTTGTTAGAGCTGCAGCAGGGAATAAAGAGATAAGAGAGTTTCTTGGAATAAAAGAAGGGAAAGAGATAGCAACATGCATGATCATAGGTTATCCTAATATAAAGTACAAAAGAACAGTACCTAGAAAGACTGCTGAAATATTTTGGAAATAA
- a CDS encoding response regulator, giving the protein MNFYIVDDDPGIQKILKNILIKNKLGEIVGTANEGAKAIEDIKILKPDIVLADLLLPKVDGIGIVNALRNTDIDTNFIMISEVRSPEMISRAYESGVEFFITKPINVVEVLSVIKKVQEKIKMSNVIASFENAFKSMDMLRNTPQKTATEKSDIKKEINIVLGELGILGDLGCNDISDGILWIKDQSDKSKQQYKLSDVYNFLKSVHEKNEGIEINTSTIEQRIRRTISKVLQNISNLGIEDYGNEIFLKYSGTIFDFKEVRKQMDFERCKSPYCGKISVKKFFEGILLMLKI; this is encoded by the coding sequence ATGAACTTTTATATAGTCGATGATGACCCCGGAATACAGAAAATATTAAAAAATATATTGATTAAAAATAAACTTGGAGAGATCGTAGGGACAGCAAATGAGGGAGCAAAGGCTATAGAGGATATCAAAATCTTAAAACCCGATATTGTATTGGCAGACCTTCTTCTTCCAAAGGTAGACGGAATAGGAATAGTAAACGCTCTTAGAAACACTGATATTGACACAAATTTTATAATGATCTCCGAAGTCCGGTCTCCCGAGATGATCTCTAGAGCCTATGAAAGTGGGGTAGAGTTTTTTATAACTAAGCCTATAAATGTTGTGGAGGTCCTCTCTGTAATAAAAAAGGTACAGGAAAAAATAAAGATGTCAAATGTAATAGCCTCTTTTGAAAATGCCTTTAAAAGTATGGATATGCTAAGAAACACTCCTCAGAAGACAGCAACTGAAAAAAGCGACATCAAGAAAGAGATAAATATAGTCTTGGGAGAGCTTGGAATTTTAGGGGATCTTGGATGCAATGATATTTCCGACGGAATTTTATGGATAAAGGATCAGTCTGATAAATCCAAACAGCAATATAAACTTTCCGATGTCTATAACTTTTTAAAGTCAGTCCATGAAAAGAATGAGGGTATAGAGATAAACACAAGCACAATAGAGCAAAGAATCCGTAGGACAATAAGCAAAGTTCTGCAGAATATCTCTAATCTAGGTATAGAGGATTATGGGAATGAGATATTTTTAAAGTATTCAGGAACTATTTTTGATTTTAAAGAAGTTCGTAAGCAAATGGATTTTGAAAGGTGTAAATCTCCCTATTGTGGAAAAATAAGTGTAAAAAAGTTTTTTGAGGGAATTTTATTGATGCTAAAAATTTAG
- the htpX gene encoding zinc metalloprotease HtpX: MKTLKTFLLMFVMTIILMFFGNILGGQRGMTIALLFSFGMNFFSYWFSDKMVLSMYKAQPVNEDSKVYQIVKRLARNADLPMPKVYIINQSQPNAFATGRNPKHAAVAVTRGLLDILDDDELSGVIAHELGHVNNRDILIGTIAASMAGAITYLAHMARWAAIFGRSDNDRDENPFALIATMILAPIAAMLVQMAISRTREYKADAYGAKVSGNPLYLARALRKLEMSSKRIPMSANPATSHMFIVNPLSAEKMASLFSTHPSTAMRIQKLEDMSKNGL, encoded by the coding sequence TTGAAGACTTTAAAAACATTTTTATTAATGTTTGTAATGACTATTATACTGATGTTTTTTGGAAACATTTTAGGCGGACAAAGAGGTATGACCATAGCACTTTTATTTTCATTTGGAATGAACTTTTTTTCATACTGGTTTAGTGACAAGATGGTATTGTCCATGTACAAGGCTCAGCCTGTAAATGAAGATTCAAAGGTATATCAAATAGTAAAAAGGCTGGCAAGAAATGCTGACCTTCCGATGCCTAAGGTATACATTATAAATCAGTCACAGCCAAATGCCTTTGCAACAGGTAGAAATCCTAAACATGCTGCTGTAGCAGTAACAAGAGGGCTCCTAGATATTCTTGACGATGATGAGCTTTCTGGAGTAATAGCCCATGAATTGGGTCATGTTAATAACAGAGATATCCTAATTGGAACCATCGCAGCCTCTATGGCTGGAGCAATTACCTATCTGGCTCACATGGCAAGATGGGCTGCTATATTTGGAAGGAGTGACAATGACAGAGATGAAAATCCCTTTGCACTCATAGCCACAATGATCCTAGCCCCTATAGCAGCGATGCTTGTGCAGATGGCTATATCAAGAACCCGTGAGTACAAGGCTGATGCCTATGGAGCAAAGGTAAGCGGGAATCCCCTATACCTAGCCAGAGCTCTTAGAAAACTAGAGATGTCCAGTAAAAGAATCCCCATGTCAGCTAACCCTGCCACGTCACATATGTTTATTGTGAATCCTTTGTCGGCAGAGAAAATGGCTTCACTTTTCAGTACTCACCCAAGTACAGCAATGCGTATACAAAAGCTCGAAGATATGTCTAAAAACGGACTATAA
- a CDS encoding thioesterase family protein, which yields MFISKYQVRISDINYGGHMGNERALVAFQQARIEWLETLGLSELSIGEERGLIQRRANVEYLREISLGDILNVKIYPVEIRGSYFVLAHEVSNQDGVTVLTGNVTLGSFDYNNKRLAKIPGALKEILEKEKTTKG from the coding sequence ATGTTTATAAGTAAGTATCAAGTAAGAATATCAGATATAAACTACGGCGGACATATGGGGAACGAGAGGGCTTTAGTGGCCTTTCAACAGGCTAGGATAGAATGGTTAGAAACTCTGGGACTGTCAGAGCTCAGTATAGGGGAAGAGAGAGGATTAATACAAAGAAGGGCCAATGTTGAGTATCTCAGGGAGATTTCCTTAGGAGACATTTTAAATGTTAAAATTTATCCTGTAGAGATCAGGGGAAGTTATTTCGTACTTGCACATGAAGTCAGCAACCAGGACGGGGTTACAGTGTTGACTGGAAACGTAACTCTAGGCTCCTTTGACTATAATAATAAAAGACTGGCTAAAATACCCGGTGCCTTGAAAGAGATATTAGAAAAAGAGAAAACCACAAAAGGATAG
- a CDS encoding ATP-binding protein, which translates to MPWKRKNIENIFIVCVITIFMGQIYMSPFSSWFRFSIAGVVLPIALLFFSDIPILITCMVIGFFIPFFRAFVEFLNVSNISYIDAFYKYFPTIGYYVMYGLLFIALDIRNKKNKFSIFILSLWICDSTSNILELSIRNIWWDFPFKVAIFQAILVGFIRAFVVYLFYNFVLYVKNRYDKDKKDKEYKESLIFVSKLKTEVFFLKKSIDDIEHTMEKSYLLYDELKDAELKNYALEISRNIHEIKKDYFRVVTGIESTLETEMEERNFTMTLFDVLKIIEDSTKKFLNSVDKDIYIKFDVKKNIKLINYLPLISLINNLIINSIEAIDKNGVITIEGTTENKNLVITVTDNGPGIEKEDLKLIFQPGFSTKYDLISGKMSTGIGLSHVKNLVDEYYEGELYCDSIQNVFTSFTIKIPVTNLI; encoded by the coding sequence TTGCCTTGGAAAAGGAAAAATATTGAAAATATATTTATTGTATGTGTCATAACTATATTTATGGGGCAGATATATATGAGTCCCTTTTCATCGTGGTTTAGGTTTTCCATAGCAGGAGTGGTACTGCCGATAGCTTTGCTGTTTTTTTCAGATATCCCGATTCTCATTACATGCATGGTCATAGGATTCTTTATCCCATTTTTTAGGGCTTTTGTGGAGTTTTTAAATGTTTCTAATATTTCATATATAGATGCTTTTTACAAATATTTTCCTACTATAGGATATTATGTAATGTATGGTCTTCTCTTTATAGCTCTAGATATAAGGAATAAAAAAAATAAATTTTCTATATTTATTTTAAGTCTGTGGATCTGCGATTCAACATCAAATATCCTTGAGCTCTCTATCAGGAACATTTGGTGGGATTTCCCATTTAAAGTTGCTATATTTCAGGCTATTTTAGTTGGATTTATAAGAGCCTTTGTAGTTTATCTTTTTTATAACTTTGTTCTTTATGTAAAAAACAGATATGATAAGGACAAAAAAGACAAAGAGTATAAGGAATCTCTTATTTTTGTTTCAAAACTTAAAACGGAGGTTTTCTTTTTAAAGAAATCAATAGATGATATAGAGCACACCATGGAGAAAAGTTATCTTCTCTATGATGAGCTTAAGGATGCTGAACTGAAAAATTATGCTCTTGAAATTTCTAGAAATATCCACGAGATAAAAAAAGATTACTTCAGAGTAGTTACTGGAATAGAGAGTACCCTAGAAACAGAGATGGAAGAACGGAATTTTACTATGACTCTTTTTGATGTATTAAAGATAATAGAAGATAGTACGAAAAAATTTCTAAATTCTGTAGATAAAGATATCTACATAAAGTTTGATGTCAAAAAAAATATAAAACTGATAAATTATCTTCCTTTAATCTCATTAATTAATAATCTTATTATAAACTCCATTGAAGCCATTGACAAAAACGGGGTGATAACGATAGAAGGAACCACTGAAAATAAAAATCTTGTAATTACAGTTACTGACAACGGACCGGGTATTGAAAAAGAAGATTTAAAACTTATTTTTCAGCCTGGATTTTCCACCAAATATGATTTAATCTCAGGAAAGATGTCCACTGGTATAGGACTTTCACACGTGAAGAACCTAGTGGATGAATACTACGAGGGAGAACTCTACTGTGATAGTATACAAAATGTCTTTACTTCATTTACTATAAAAATCCCAGTTACTAATCTAATATAA
- a CDS encoding dicarboxylate/amino acid:cation symporter has translation MKKMQLTTKIFIGLLLGAIIGAMLYPVREVPFVNDYVIGFAFHLMGRIFMNAIKMMVVPLVFFSLIMGTASMKDIKKLGRIGTKTLAFYLTTTAIAITIALGLANLVNPGKGLDLGTVEKSSFAIKESKSFVNVLIDMVPTNPVAAMANGNMLQIIIFAILCGVALTLLGEKGERLKEICSEINDLVLKLVEIIMLFAPIGVFGLIGKTFATLGYDAMKPLFVYMITVLAALLIHAIVTYQGLLFAFARYNPITFFKKFAPAISVAFSTSSSGATIPVTMDTLLTRFKVPEDITSFTIPLGATVNMDGTAIMQGVATVFIAQVYGVNLGPADYLAVILTATLASVGTAGVPGVGLIMLSMVLTQVGIPVEGIGLIMGVDRILDMTRTAVNITGDAVCTLIVAKTEGELLPAEELEVA, from the coding sequence ATGAAAAAAATGCAGCTGACAACAAAAATTTTCATCGGTCTGCTTCTAGGAGCAATTATAGGAGCTATGCTTTATCCTGTGAGGGAAGTTCCATTTGTAAATGACTATGTGATCGGATTTGCTTTCCATCTCATGGGGAGAATCTTTATGAATGCTATCAAAATGATGGTTGTTCCACTTGTTTTCTTTTCACTTATCATGGGAACTGCCTCAATGAAGGATATCAAAAAACTTGGTAGAATAGGTACTAAAACCCTCGCTTTCTATCTAACAACAACTGCAATTGCTATCACTATTGCACTTGGACTTGCTAATCTTGTTAATCCTGGTAAAGGATTAGATCTTGGAACTGTGGAAAAATCAAGCTTTGCTATAAAAGAATCTAAATCATTTGTTAATGTACTAATCGATATGGTCCCTACTAACCCTGTAGCTGCTATGGCAAATGGTAACATGCTTCAAATAATCATCTTTGCAATTTTATGTGGTGTTGCTCTTACTCTTCTAGGTGAAAAAGGTGAAAGATTAAAAGAGATCTGCTCCGAAATTAACGACCTTGTTCTTAAGCTTGTGGAAATCATAATGTTATTCGCACCAATCGGTGTTTTCGGACTTATAGGTAAAACTTTTGCAACTCTTGGATATGATGCTATGAAGCCACTTTTCGTTTATATGATTACTGTGTTAGCCGCTTTATTAATTCATGCAATCGTGACTTATCAAGGATTACTCTTTGCTTTTGCAAGATATAATCCTATTACATTCTTCAAGAAATTTGCACCTGCAATATCTGTAGCTTTTTCTACATCAAGTAGTGGTGCTACTATTCCGGTGACAATGGATACTCTTTTGACAAGATTTAAGGTTCCAGAGGATATCACTTCTTTCACTATACCACTCGGAGCCACTGTTAACATGGACGGAACTGCTATAATGCAGGGAGTTGCTACAGTATTTATCGCTCAGGTTTATGGTGTAAACCTTGGCCCTGCTGATTACCTAGCTGTAATTCTTACAGCTACTCTGGCTTCTGTTGGTACTGCAGGTGTTCCAGGTGTAGGACTTATCATGCTTTCCATGGTTCTTACTCAAGTAGGAATTCCTGTAGAGGGTATCGGTCTAATCATGGGTGTTGACAGAATCCTAGACATGACTAGAACTGCTGTTAATATCACTGGAGATGCTGTTTGTACTCTGATTGTTGCAAAAACAGAAGGGGAGCTTCTTCCTGCAGAGGAGTTAGAAGTAGCATAA
- a CDS encoding AarF/ABC1/UbiB kinase family protein encodes MNGISFLRLIKSFYSSKLPDLEKIEKKGLLAVKIAQHYALRVDFIKEEMCYHLSKLYTHSFPAEKKSFSQLLSGNSEILNQLKSWDEDPFSSASVGQVHKAVLQQGEVVAVKIIKKDFKKGFIEDIERIEGSMKKIGYLWPKFNRIFNPIGIIENIRNYTLDELDLRNEAKGIEVLRLYKNRYSKEFNFSNLRFPKVYPDISSEKILVTEFIDGETFDSLLNDKKLNYETLLELFRLHSFYIFKIGIFHGDIHPGNVILGKDNNIYLVDCASLSEITLKLKKGLFWFFYYLSRYDYKNAAEYLHEMSTERLDGPVYNEFEKDFLKLYSDFTKATVSEVSLTRRMMETIKMGINFGMNFGDQMFPVIKSLMYLDGMVMRCKPEAILMEDMRKFTVNLEEEMK; translated from the coding sequence ATGAACGGAATATCATTTTTAAGACTTATTAAATCATTTTATTCCTCTAAACTCCCAGATCTTGAAAAAATAGAAAAAAAGGGCCTTTTAGCTGTAAAAATAGCTCAGCATTACGCCCTAAGGGTGGACTTTATTAAGGAGGAGATGTGCTATCACCTCTCTAAGCTTTACACCCACAGCTTTCCAGCCGAAAAAAAAAGTTTTTCCCAGCTGCTGTCTGGAAATTCTGAGATATTAAATCAACTCAAATCCTGGGATGAGGATCCCTTTTCTTCTGCTTCAGTGGGACAGGTGCATAAAGCTGTCTTGCAGCAGGGTGAAGTGGTGGCTGTAAAAATAATAAAAAAGGACTTCAAAAAGGGGTTTATAGAGGATATAGAGAGGATAGAGGGGTCTATGAAAAAGATAGGCTATCTGTGGCCAAAATTCAACAGGATATTTAATCCTATCGGGATAATAGAAAATATAAGAAATTATACACTAGATGAGCTAGATCTCAGAAATGAAGCCAAGGGTATAGAGGTTTTGAGATTATATAAAAACAGATACTCAAAGGAGTTTAATTTTTCAAACTTAAGGTTTCCCAAGGTATATCCAGATATTTCAAGTGAGAAAATTTTGGTTACTGAATTTATAGATGGGGAGACCTTTGACTCTCTTTTAAATGACAAAAAACTAAATTATGAGACTCTTTTAGAGCTTTTCAGACTTCACAGTTTTTACATATTTAAAATAGGCATTTTCCACGGGGATATACACCCTGGGAACGTCATTCTAGGAAAAGATAACAACATCTATCTTGTAGACTGTGCCTCTCTCTCTGAAATCACACTTAAATTAAAAAAAGGTTTATTTTGGTTTTTTTATTATCTCAGTCGTTACGACTATAAAAATGCAGCAGAATACCTTCATGAGATGTCCACTGAGAGATTGGATGGACCCGTCTATAATGAGTTTGAAAAGGACTTTTTAAAATTATACAGTGATTTTACTAAGGCCACGGTGAGCGAGGTAAGTCTCACAAGAAGGATGATGGAGACCATTAAAATGGGAATAAATTTCGGAATGAATTTTGGAGACCAGATGTTTCCTGTGATTAAAAGCCTTATGTATCTAGATGGTATGGTTATGAGATGCAAGCCAGAAGCTATATTAATGGAAGATATGAGAAAGTTTACAGTAAACTTAGAGGAGGAAATGAAATAA